In a genomic window of Suricata suricatta isolate VVHF042 chromosome 12, meerkat_22Aug2017_6uvM2_HiC, whole genome shotgun sequence:
- the LYL1 gene encoding protein lyl-1 yields MCPPQAQAEVGPTMTEKAEMVCAPSPAPALPPKPTSPGPPEVKEFGCRGSSPPRLPPGVPVISLGHARPPGAAMATTELSTLRPPVLQLSTLGTVPPPLALHYHPHPFLNSLYIGPAGPFGIFPSSRLKRRPSHCELELAEGHQPQKVARRVFTNSRERWRQQNVNGAFAELRKLLPTHPPDRKLSKNEVLRLAMKYIGFLVRLLRDQAAALAAGPAPPGPSRRSAHRGPKRGVRSASTGVRTRH; encoded by the exons ATGTGCCCGCCCCAGGCCCAGGCAGAGGTGGGCCCCACCATGACTGAGAAGGCGGAAATGGTGTGTGCCCCCAGCCCAGCGCCCGCTCTGCCCCCCAAGCCTACCTCACCTGGGCCCCCAGAGGTGAAGGAGTTTGGCTGCCGAggctcctccccacccaggctgccccctGGCGTGCCAGTGATCAGCCTGGGCCATGCCAGGCCTCCGGGCGCAGCCATGGCCACCACGGAGCTGAGCACCCTTCGGCCCCCCGTGCTGCAACTCTCCACCCTGGGCACTGTCCCACCCCCCCTGGCCCTGCATTACCACCCTCACCCCTTTCTCAACAG CCTCTACATTGGGCCGGCAGGACCTTTTGGCATCTTCCCCAGTAGCCGGCTGAAGCGGAGACCCAGCCACTGTGAGCTGGAGCTGGCcgagg GGCACCAGCCCCAGAAGGTGGCCCGGCGCGTGTTCACCAACAGCCGGGAGCGCTGGCGGCAGCAGAACGTGAACGGCGCCTTCGCAGAGCTCAGGAAGCTGCTGCCAACGCACCCGCCCGACCGGAAGCTGAGCAAGAACGAGGTGCTCCGCCTGGCCATGAAGTACATCGGCTTCCTGGTGCGGCTGCTGCGCGACCAGGCGGCCGCTCTGGccgcaggccccgccccgcccgggcCCAGCAGACGGTCGGCGCACCGAGGCCCAA AGCGCGGCGTCCGCTCCGCCAGCACGGGGGTGAGAACAAGGCACTAG